A window of the Zeugodacus cucurbitae isolate PBARC_wt_2022May chromosome 2, idZeuCucr1.2, whole genome shotgun sequence genome harbors these coding sequences:
- the LOC105216617 gene encoding PAX3- and PAX7-binding protein 1 isoform X2 translates to MSDEDEQEADEDEHDSKHRFSKPEHLKQMLESGSIPDAAMIHAARKRRQKAREQGDFIPVEEPKEPVKKGSRLAREDVEGDNSDDEERMDMTVATGKKERDERREQFYAVENNDYSDEDSDREMHEWENQQIRKGVTGAQLVSAQHDAVLSRFMIKPAANNALEYVPEQKSTSTLLEQAYAKSSLQKPQQILSGTTKSKKEKVKAASMRSPKEIHDAIQTRLTKLQEVNQKHMSDIERIVNDLKILKLEQLDCTQKAPTAAAKYRFYQELKCYAGDLVDCLTEKHPIINELEKRILQVYSKHQHFLIERRRQDVRDQAKEMAEASKPAGSRRAPESEEQVRRAAEREGRRTRRRCEREKNELLTSHLDGMSSDDETSDRYQEQLKNNLEQIEKESEAIFNDVNDDFYKVELILMKFFAWRKTDIESYKDAFISLCLPKVLGPLVRLEMLAWSPLLDEYKDIEKMNWYSACMLYAGSVDETEATLRLDPDVNLVPTIIEKIVLPKLADIVHQCWDPLSTTQTLRLIGFINRLARDYPLKATSKQLQQLFEKILEKMKLALENDVFIPIFPKQVQEAKTSFFQRQFCSGLKLFRNFLSWQGILADKPLREMAIGLLLNRYLLLAMRVCTANDAITKAYIIVNTLPTVWLQPESETLQNLQLLIAYIKQTLDAFDANHPLFIQTSDKAKQILQRLHSY, encoded by the exons ATGTCCGATGAAGATGAACAAGAAGCCGATGAAGATGAGCATGATAGCAAACATCGTTTTTCTAAACCCGAACACTTAAAACAAATGTTAGAAAGCGGTTCTATACCCGATGCCGCAATGATACACGCAGCTCGAAAGCGTCGACAGAAAGCGAGAGAACAAG GTGATTTTATACCAGTCGAGGAGCCAAAAGAGCCAGTGAAGAAAGGCAGTCGGTTAGCACGTGAAGATGTTGAGGGTGATAACTCCGACGACGAGGAGCGTATGGACATGACAGTTGCGACTGGCAAAAAGGAACGCGATGAACGACGTGAACAATTTTACGCTGTGGAAAACAACGATT ATTCCGATGAAGACTCCGATCGTGAAATGCACGAATGGGAAAATCAACAAATACGTAAAGGTGTGACTGGTGCCCAATTGGTGAGTGCACAACATGATGCGGTACTCTCACGGTTCATGATAAAACCTGCAGCAAACAATGCCCTGGAATATGTGCCCGAACAGAAATCGACTTCGACGCTGTTGGAGCAAGCATATGCTAAGAGTTCGTTGCAGAAACCCCAACAAATATTGAGCGGAACAACGAAGTCGAAAAAGGAAAAGGTTAAAGCCGCTTCAATGCGCTCACCCAAGGAAATACACGATGCGATACAAACACG TTTGACGAAATTGCAAGAAGTCAACCAAAAACACATGAGTGATATTGAACGTATAGTCAACGATTTGAAGATATTAAAGCTGGAGCAATTAGATTGTACACAGAAAGCGCCAACAGCGGCAGCAAAATATCGATTTTATCAAGAGCTTAAATGCTATGCCGGCGACTTGGTGGATTGTTTGACGGAGAAG CACCCTATAATCAATGAACTGGAGAAACGTATTTTGCAAGTATACTCAAAGCATCAACACTTTCTTATTGAACGTCGTCGTCAAGATGTGCGCGATCAGGCCAAAGAGATGGCAGAGGCTTCAA AACCTGCTGGCTCAAGGCGTGCACCGGAATCGGAGGAGCAAGTCAGACGTGCTGCGGAGCGTGAAGGTAGGCGCACCCGTCGTCGTTGTGAACGTGAAAAAAATGAACTGCTTACATCCCATTTAGATGGCATGTCTAGTGATGATGAAACGTCGGATCGCTACCAGgagcaattaaaaaataatttag AGCAAATAGAAAAGGAGTCAGAGGCAATATTTAACGATGTAAATGATGACTTTTATAAAGTCGAAttaatattgatgaaattttttgctTGGCGCAAAACCGACATTGAATCCTACAAAGATGCTTTTATCAGTCTATGTCTGCCAAAG GTGCTTGGCCCACTAGTACGTTTGGAAATGCTAGCCTGGTCACCACTGCTcgatgaatataaagatattgaaaaaatgaactggTATTCAGCATGTATGCTTTATGCTGGTAGTGTAGATGAGACCGAAGCAACTTTAAGACTTGATCCCGATGTTAATTTAGTGCCAACAATtatcgaaaaaattgttttacccAAGTTGGCAG ataTTGTGCATCAATGCTGGGATCCACTCTCTACAACACAGACATTGCGTTTAATTGGTTTTATAAACCGTTTGGCACGCGATTATCCACTCAAAGCTACTTCAAAACAATTGCAGcaattatttgagaaaattttagaaaaaatgaaGCTGGCTTTGGAGAACGATGTCTTCATACCAATATTCCCCAAACA GGTACAAGAGGCGAAAACTTCATTCTTTCAACGGCAATTTTGTAGTGGTCTAAAATTGTTTCGAAATTTCCTCAGTTGGCAGGGTATATTAGCAGATAAACCCTTGCGTGAAATGGCCATAGGTTTATTATTAAATCGCTATTTACTGCTTGCTATGAGG GTTTGCACCGCCAATGATGCAATAACTAAAGCGTACATCATTGTGAATACATTGCCAACGGTTTGGTTGCAACCGGAATCGGAAACGTTGCAGAATTTACAATTACTAATTGCCTATATAAAACAGACTTTGGACGCATTCGATGCAAATCATCcactttttat aCAAACTAGTGATAAAGCAAAGCAAATTCTGCAACGATTACACAGCTATTAG
- the LOC105216617 gene encoding PAX3- and PAX7-binding protein 1 isoform X1 translates to MSLFRKPKKIQRRVFSSTLDEEDENAADAMEVEIDGEQSVQNNKKSKDGGTKKSSNKTEKVEEQPKSKALLSFADDEEDTEVFQVRKSSNSKKIMRMLDRERRRKRKEERHNTQSTVDGEYSGGGDGGVSIGRQRERQSYEHYENGKSTNGSSNNSHNLGSTTTSSNKYKGTTALATSGKSLGTASATAVEQCKSKKSDSIQTEIRTDDFVLVVKKSEPEIILNGRAAICAGRNDMSDEDEQEADEDEHDSKHRFSKPEHLKQMLESGSIPDAAMIHAARKRRQKAREQGDFIPVEEPKEPVKKGSRLAREDVEGDNSDDEERMDMTVATGKKERDERREQFYAVENNDYSDEDSDREMHEWENQQIRKGVTGAQLVSAQHDAVLSRFMIKPAANNALEYVPEQKSTSTLLEQAYAKSSLQKPQQILSGTTKSKKEKVKAASMRSPKEIHDAIQTRLTKLQEVNQKHMSDIERIVNDLKILKLEQLDCTQKAPTAAAKYRFYQELKCYAGDLVDCLTEKHPIINELEKRILQVYSKHQHFLIERRRQDVRDQAKEMAEASKPAGSRRAPESEEQVRRAAEREGRRTRRRCEREKNELLTSHLDGMSSDDETSDRYQEQLKNNLEQIEKESEAIFNDVNDDFYKVELILMKFFAWRKTDIESYKDAFISLCLPKVLGPLVRLEMLAWSPLLDEYKDIEKMNWYSACMLYAGSVDETEATLRLDPDVNLVPTIIEKIVLPKLADIVHQCWDPLSTTQTLRLIGFINRLARDYPLKATSKQLQQLFEKILEKMKLALENDVFIPIFPKQVQEAKTSFFQRQFCSGLKLFRNFLSWQGILADKPLREMAIGLLLNRYLLLAMRVCTANDAITKAYIIVNTLPTVWLQPESETLQNLQLLIAYIKQTLDAFDANHPLFIQTSDKAKQILQRLHSY, encoded by the exons ATGTCTTTATTTCGTAAACCAAAGAAAATACAGAGGCGTGTTTTTTCAAGCACCCTAGACGAAGAGGATGAAAATGCGGCGGATGCGATGGAAGTCGAGATTGATGGGGAGCAATCTgtgcaaaataacaaaaaaagtaaagacGGCGGCACGAAAAAATCTAGcaataaaacagaaaaagtCGAAGAACAACCAAAATCTAAGGCTTTATTGAGTTTTGCAGACGATG aGGAGGATACCGAGGTATTTCAGGTGCGAAAATCatcaaatagtaaaaaaatcatGCGCATGTTGGACCGCGAGCGGCGACGAAAGCGTAAGGAGGAACGCCATAATACACAGTCAACTGTAGACGGTGAATATAGTGGCGGTGGTGATGGTGGGGTCTCCATTGGGCGACAACGTGAACGACAATCATATGAACATTATGAGAATGGAAAATCTACTAACGGCAGTAGTAATAATTCTCACAATTTAGGTTCCACTACAACATCAAGTAATAAATATAAGGGTACAACAGCGTTAGCAACGAGCGGAAAGTCCCTAGGCACTGCCTCAGCAACTGCTGTTGAACagtgtaaaagtaaaaaatctgATAGTATCCAAACTGAAATACGCACAGACGACTTTGTG CttgttgttaaaaaatctgaacCGGAAATTATACTTAATGGACGCGCAGCGATTTGTGCTGGTCGCAACGACATGTCCGATGAAGATGAACAAGAAGCCGATGAAGATGAGCATGATAGCAAACATCGTTTTTCTAAACCCGAACACTTAAAACAAATGTTAGAAAGCGGTTCTATACCCGATGCCGCAATGATACACGCAGCTCGAAAGCGTCGACAGAAAGCGAGAGAACAAG GTGATTTTATACCAGTCGAGGAGCCAAAAGAGCCAGTGAAGAAAGGCAGTCGGTTAGCACGTGAAGATGTTGAGGGTGATAACTCCGACGACGAGGAGCGTATGGACATGACAGTTGCGACTGGCAAAAAGGAACGCGATGAACGACGTGAACAATTTTACGCTGTGGAAAACAACGATT ATTCCGATGAAGACTCCGATCGTGAAATGCACGAATGGGAAAATCAACAAATACGTAAAGGTGTGACTGGTGCCCAATTGGTGAGTGCACAACATGATGCGGTACTCTCACGGTTCATGATAAAACCTGCAGCAAACAATGCCCTGGAATATGTGCCCGAACAGAAATCGACTTCGACGCTGTTGGAGCAAGCATATGCTAAGAGTTCGTTGCAGAAACCCCAACAAATATTGAGCGGAACAACGAAGTCGAAAAAGGAAAAGGTTAAAGCCGCTTCAATGCGCTCACCCAAGGAAATACACGATGCGATACAAACACG TTTGACGAAATTGCAAGAAGTCAACCAAAAACACATGAGTGATATTGAACGTATAGTCAACGATTTGAAGATATTAAAGCTGGAGCAATTAGATTGTACACAGAAAGCGCCAACAGCGGCAGCAAAATATCGATTTTATCAAGAGCTTAAATGCTATGCCGGCGACTTGGTGGATTGTTTGACGGAGAAG CACCCTATAATCAATGAACTGGAGAAACGTATTTTGCAAGTATACTCAAAGCATCAACACTTTCTTATTGAACGTCGTCGTCAAGATGTGCGCGATCAGGCCAAAGAGATGGCAGAGGCTTCAA AACCTGCTGGCTCAAGGCGTGCACCGGAATCGGAGGAGCAAGTCAGACGTGCTGCGGAGCGTGAAGGTAGGCGCACCCGTCGTCGTTGTGAACGTGAAAAAAATGAACTGCTTACATCCCATTTAGATGGCATGTCTAGTGATGATGAAACGTCGGATCGCTACCAGgagcaattaaaaaataatttag AGCAAATAGAAAAGGAGTCAGAGGCAATATTTAACGATGTAAATGATGACTTTTATAAAGTCGAAttaatattgatgaaattttttgctTGGCGCAAAACCGACATTGAATCCTACAAAGATGCTTTTATCAGTCTATGTCTGCCAAAG GTGCTTGGCCCACTAGTACGTTTGGAAATGCTAGCCTGGTCACCACTGCTcgatgaatataaagatattgaaaaaatgaactggTATTCAGCATGTATGCTTTATGCTGGTAGTGTAGATGAGACCGAAGCAACTTTAAGACTTGATCCCGATGTTAATTTAGTGCCAACAATtatcgaaaaaattgttttacccAAGTTGGCAG ataTTGTGCATCAATGCTGGGATCCACTCTCTACAACACAGACATTGCGTTTAATTGGTTTTATAAACCGTTTGGCACGCGATTATCCACTCAAAGCTACTTCAAAACAATTGCAGcaattatttgagaaaattttagaaaaaatgaaGCTGGCTTTGGAGAACGATGTCTTCATACCAATATTCCCCAAACA GGTACAAGAGGCGAAAACTTCATTCTTTCAACGGCAATTTTGTAGTGGTCTAAAATTGTTTCGAAATTTCCTCAGTTGGCAGGGTATATTAGCAGATAAACCCTTGCGTGAAATGGCCATAGGTTTATTATTAAATCGCTATTTACTGCTTGCTATGAGG GTTTGCACCGCCAATGATGCAATAACTAAAGCGTACATCATTGTGAATACATTGCCAACGGTTTGGTTGCAACCGGAATCGGAAACGTTGCAGAATTTACAATTACTAATTGCCTATATAAAACAGACTTTGGACGCATTCGATGCAAATCATCcactttttat aCAAACTAGTGATAAAGCAAAGCAAATTCTGCAACGATTACACAGCTATTAG
- the LOC105216615 gene encoding arrestin domain-containing protein 17: MGLKGCEIQLDNPWNTYYAGQTINGQVKLTFDSAKKVRGIIIRFLGEANTEWSETKTVTTSEGKTEQETETLRGHEEYFQIQYYLLGGKNSSETELPAGTHTYPFTCALPPTLPSSFEGEFGHVRYTVKVTLDRPWKFDQDMKMAFTVISPVDLNVNPRVKEPYKLELEKSFCCFCCRSGPLSVITTVPVTGYVSGQTIPITCECDNASNVGITSVKFILRKRVTFQVNQPRAEKKQSKITIAELSIGPVAGGETRTFTQQLEIPALPPTNLLNCGIISLDYDLHIECDVSGPHRNLSGNIPIILGTIPLASFKPPAPYTDVPAQIPSQPQDQDPSLAPTQPVSPASPPSDGAGGALGWNVADSAGGQLYPNIPPPQFVETQFRAPKITSNEDSEHTTIVGDVNFAPRYPTFQFNNATAPPHH; this comes from the exons ATGGGACTTAAAGGTTGTGAAATTCAATTAGATAATCCATGGAATACATACTATGCAGGACAAACCATTAATGGACAGGTGAAATTGACTTTTGATTCAGCGAAAAAAGTACGAG gCATTATAATCAGATTTCTGGGCGAAGCCAATACTGAATGGTCGGAAACAAAAACCGTTACCACAAGCGAAGGAAAGACTGAACAGGAAACGGAAACTTTGCGCGGTCATGAAGAATACTTCCAAATACAGTACTATCTACTGGGTGGAAAGAATA GTTCTGAAACTGAGCTCCCAGCTGGCACGCACACTTATCCATTCACTTGCGCATTGCCGCCCACATTGCCCTCATCTTTTGAGGGTGAATTCGGTCATGTGCGTTACACGGTTAAGGTGACACTTGATCGTCCATGGAAATTTGATCAGGATATGAAAATGGCTTTCACCGTAATCTCACCAGTCGATCTTAACGTCAACCCACGCGTAAAG GAACCATATAAACTCGAGTTGGAGAAGAGCTTTTGCTGTTTCTGCTGTCGTTCTGGTCCATTATCGGTAATCACCACCGTGCCAGTGACTGGTTACGTATCTGGCCAGACAATACCAATCACTTGTGAATGCGATAATGCTAGTAATGTTGGCATCACATCAGTTAAGTTTATTTTACGTAAACGTGTCACGTTCCAAGTGAATCAACCGCGTGCGGAAAAGAAGCAAAGCAAAATTACAATAGCCGAATTGAGCATTGGCCCAGTTGCGGGCGGTGAGACACGCACATTTACGCAACAATTGGAAATACCAGCACTGCCACCAACAAATTTACTCAATTGCGGTATTATATCGTTGGATTATGATTTACAT attGAATGTGACGTGAGCGGCCCACATCGTAATTTGTCCGGTAATATACCAATCATACTGGGTACAATTCCTTTGGCATCATTCAAGCCGCCAGCTCCATATACAGATGTGCCCGCACAAATACCCTCACAGCCGCAAGATCAAGATCCATCATTGGCGCCAACGCAACCGGTTAGTCCAGCAAGTCCACCAAGTGACGGTGCTGGTGGTGCGCTTGGCTGGAATGTAGCAGACAGCGCTGGTGGGCAGCTTTATCCAAATATAC CGCCACCACAATTTGTCGAGACACAGTTCCGTGCGCCAAAAATCACTAGCAATGAGGATTCGGAGCACACAACGATTGTTGGCGATGTCAATTTTGCGCCACGTTATCCAACGTTCCAGTTCAACAACGCAACTGCACCACCACATCATTAA